Proteins encoded within one genomic window of Ranitomeya variabilis isolate aRanVar5 chromosome 4, aRanVar5.hap1, whole genome shotgun sequence:
- the LOC143769347 gene encoding gastrula zinc finger protein XlCGF53.1-like, translating to MDMDRDKMAERILHLTLEIIFQLTGEDYTVVKKTSKEHCQDPVCEGCGRHLSPIMGPPSHPLILEDINDQKILELIYKMIELLTGEVPIRCQDVTVYFSMEEWEYLEGHRDLYKDVIMEVPQSFTSSDLSGKMTTPERCPRPLLLQDYKQEDPNVPKGHQGEDLTHINTTETYVRGDEWCKEKIPTYDCPGGTKFVWVKTKQESS from the exons atggatatggacagagacaagatggcggagaggatattacacctcaccctagagatcatcttccagcttactggagag gattacacagtagtgaagaagacttcTAAGGagcactgtcaggaccctgtgtgtgAGGGATGTGGAAGACACCTGAGCCCAATAATGGGACCTCCATCTCACCCCCTGATacttgaggacatcaatgaccagaagatcctagaactcatctacaaaatgattgagctgctgactggagag gttcctataaggtgtcaggatgtcacagtctatttctccatggaggagtgggagtatttagaaggacacagagatctgtacaaggacgtaatTATGGAGGTTCCTCAGTCCTTCACATcatcag atctatctggtaagatgacaacaccagagagatgtccccgtcctcttcttctacaggactataaacaagaagatcccaatgttcctaagggtcatcag ggtgaagatttaacccatattaatactacagagacatatgtgaggggtgatgagtggtgtaaggagaagattcctacatatgactgccCAG